The genome window GGATGGCGCTGAGCATCTCGTGCACCCCGGCCTGGACCGAGGTCACCGCCTCCACCACGGACGGGGAGCCGGTGATGGCGGCGATCGTCAGGTGGAAGCGCGAGTCGGCCTGCCGGTGGGCGGCCGGTGCGCTCGCGGCGGCGACGGCCTCGTGGGCCTGCACCAGCCGCTGGCGCTGGGTCTGGGTGAGGTCCCGGCTGGCGGCGAGCTCCGCCGCGCCGGGCTCGACGATGCGGCGGAAGTCGAGCACGTCCAGCCAGGCGCTGCGGCGCGCGGCCACCTGGGCGGGGGCGCCCCGGCGGGGGACGGTCGGACGCAGCCGCACCACGGTCCCTCCGCCCCGGCCGCGCTTGGTCTCGACCACGCCAGCGGTCCGCAGGGCGGCGATGGCCTCCCGCAGGGTGGCGCGCGAGACGCCCATCCGCTCCGCGAGCTCGCGCTCGGCGGGCAGGACGGTGTCCCGGGGGTAGACCCCGAGGCGGATGGCGGTGCCCAGCTGCTCGACGCACGCCTCGAAGGCGTGCTGGCCGCGCACGGGGCGCAGCACGACGGCGCCGAGGTCGGTGCCGTCCTCCGGCGCCGACCCCGCGACGTCGCCACCGGTGGTCACGAGGAGGAGTCTGCACACGCCGTCCCCCGTCGTCAATGGCCTGGCTTCAAACCATTTTAGGCGGGGTCC of Quadrisphaera sp. RL12-1S contains these proteins:
- a CDS encoding FadR/GntR family transcriptional regulator, with protein sequence MTTGGDVAGSAPEDGTDLGAVVLRPVRGQHAFEACVEQLGTAIRLGVYPRDTVLPAERELAERMGVSRATLREAIAALRTAGVVETKRGRGGGTVVRLRPTVPRRGAPAQVAARRSAWLDVLDFRRIVEPGAAELAASRDLTQTQRQRLVQAHEAVAAASAPAAHRQADSRFHLTIAAITGSPSVVEAVTSVQAGVHEMLSAIPVLGTNIDHSDAQHAGICAAVLDGEGSRARRLMEAHCDDTAALLRGLLF